One stretch of Tribolium castaneum strain GA2 chromosome 5, icTriCast1.1, whole genome shotgun sequence DNA includes these proteins:
- the tim gene encoding timeless isoform B (isoform B is encoded by transcript variant 2; The RefSeq protein has 4 substitutions compared to this genomic sequence), with product MAHIHNMFASICVRNGDTLTISDDCYEILQEILRELLTEDSTLRTYRRAIGFGQNIKKDLLPLLTYLKDDAKESTRIIDTIIKILVNLTIPIEYLLPLEAMSQTDVGRHTIFELTKLLTSSKEAFTDSRSTKLIMDHVKFIVESDLEMNLEYCNSINNCLLLLRNILHVPEVKSVQNNALTHSSMQNQIIWNLFTQSIDKVIIYLISCPQKMYWGVTMVQLIALLYKDQHVGTLQKLLNLWLEASLSESSEDNESNTSPPEQGSDDSSPIITSDPTSDSSDGGGGKRNKTLNSTNLERNKKTLMMRGKSTETETSTSSGVSTAHTSIDSADSPKNDKAPLKNKRECPSSQSEDFGYVTQVENQESISTSSNEEDQPQLKPVHQKPHTFQKSRYNTGKSRAATALDKKELRRKKLVKRSKTNTINMKGLLHHLPTDEDIANILKEFTVDFLLKGYGILVQDLHSQFLTNIHLQIDTSHFFWLVTYFLKFATQLELDLEHVSPVLSHEILSYLVFQGVWIYEELEMSGKIPDFDLKPCLRRLHLVVTAIREFLQAVETYQKMIHLSEDDRLALLKLQNQITEMEDLRSLFLLLLRQYNPNIQSRQYLQDLILTNHNYLLFLDSATKERRSFNMMEHLKQFATVEIMRQYGLLLESFKENGEFVNNCIFTMMHHIGGDLEHVATLFQPSILKTFSLIWETDYEICDDWSDLIEYIIHKFINSPRSNSDLNSSETCHKLVVDEAEWTEEEKDNLLGYYNQSQFSNDTIANITKKYEKCGVRQKTQLSIIRQLLEQNIINESQYNDFIKVKQQPDRLKETKNIIPNQMDFEETPTDEGIRILREYLCKDNKTKFVLWLQKVLINTCYVKLALANPGEFNNDKALGQPVIYYFALLNLPIPVVPWTVDQTAILKYQSFVLLLHKLGFYLPIDTGKIFVTIPNFWNAEHVFSMAQQLGPIDPAKLNFDVAIFKGRNRRELFKREITDITNSIQTGKFSMNDSKQTPTMVRYTPFAHPLSITIPGLEELTCDLPPPELSIVDNHVINANMECSPIHSACETASIASDLTRMCVSDEEEKTILVIEQK from the exons ATGGCCCATATTCACAACATGTTTGCTTCAATCTGTGTCCGAAATGGGGACACACTTATAATAAACGACGACTGCTACg aaatattaCAAGAAATCCTGAGGGAGCTTTTAACCGAAGACAGTACTTTAAGGACGTACAGAAGAGCCATCGGTTTCGGGCAAAACATCAAAAAGGACCTAATCCCACTCCTCACGTACTTGAAAGACGATGCGAAAGAATCGACGAGAATTATCGATAcgattatcaaaattttggttaatCTGACGATTCCGATCGAATATCTATTGCCGCTAGAAGCCATGTCTCAAACGGATGTCGGGCGACACACCATTTTTGAGCTCACTAAACTACTGACTAGCAGTAAGGAAGCTTTTACTGATAGCAGAAGCACAAAACTGATCATGGATCACGTCAAATTTATCGTCGAAAGCGACTTGGAGATGAACTTGGAGTATTGTGACAGCATCAATAATTGTCTTCTACTTCTGCGGAACATTCTCCACGTACCCGAAGTGAAAAGCGTCCAAAACAACGCTTTGACGCACTCCAGCATGCAAAATCAAATCATATGGAACTTGTTCACACAAAGCATCGATAAAGTAATCATTTATCTAATTTCGTGTCCACAAAAA aTGTACTGGGGGGTGACAATGGTCCAACTCATCGCGCTCCTCTACAAGGACCAACACGTGGGGACCCTCCAAAAACTCCTCAACCTGTGGCTGGAAGCCTCCCTCAGCGAGAGCTCCGAAGACAACGAGAGCAACACCTCGCCCCCGGAGCAAGGCAGCGACGACTCCTCCCCCATCATCACCTCGGACCCCACCTCCGACTCAAGCGACGGTGGCGGAGGCAAAAGAAACAAAACTCTAAACTCGACCAATCTGGAACGCAACAAGAAAACCCTGATGATGCGCGGCAAGTCCACCGAAACGGAGACGAGCACAAGCAGCGGCGTCTCGACGGCACACACCAGCATAGACTCGGCCGACAGTCCCAAAAATGACAAAGCCCCCTTGAAGAACAAAAGGGAATGTCCCTCATCGCAAAGCGAAGATTTTGGGTACGTGACCCAAGTGGAGAACCAGGAGTCCATCTCCACGTCCAGTAACGAGGAGGACCAACCCCAGCTGAAACCGGTGCACCAGAAGCCCCACACGTTTCAGAAAAGTCGCTACAATACGGGGAAAAGTCGCGCCGCTACGGCGCTAGACAAGAAGGAGTTGCGCAGGAAGAAGTTGGTCAAGAGGAGTAAAACTAACAC GATCAACATGAAGGGCCTGTTGCACCACCTGCCCACCGACGAGGACATTGCGAACATCCTCAAAGAGTTCACCGTGGATTTCCTCCTCAAGGGTTACGGTATCCTGGTGCAAGACCTCCACTCGCAATTCCTCACAAATATCCACCTCCAAATCGACACTTCTCACTTCTTCTGGCTCGTTACGTACTTCCTCAAATTCGCTACGCAGTTAGAGTTAGACCTGGAACACGTCAGTCCCGTGTTATCGCACGAAATCCTCTCCTATCTCGTCTTTCAAGGCGTTTGGATTTACGAAGAGCTGGAAATGAGCGGGAAAATCCCCGATTTTGACCTGAAACCGTGTCTGAGGAGGCTCCACTTG GTGGTGACGGCAATTCGGGAGTTCCTTCAGGCCGTGGAGACGTACCAGAAAATGATTCACTTGAGTGAGGACGACCGGCTTGCGCTCTTGAAGCTCCAAAATCAGATCACCGAAATGGAAGACTTGAGGTCACTGTTTTTGCTGTTGTTGAGACAGTACAATCCCAACATTCAAAGCAGACAGTACCTCCAGGATCTGATTTTGACAAATCACAactatttgttgtttttggaTTCAGCGACCAAAGAGCGACGCTCTTTTAATATGATGGAACACCTCAAACA GTTCGCGACCGTCGAAATTATGAGACAGTACGGACTGTTGCTTGAGAGTTTCAAAGAGAACGGCGAATTTGtcaataattgcatttttacgaTGATGCACCACATCGGGGGCGACCTCGAGCACGTTGCCACGCTTTTCCAGCCGAGCATCCTCAAAACGTTCTCCCTCATTTGGGAAACCGACTACGAAATTTGCGAT GACTGGTCCGATTTAATCGAATACATAATCcacaaatttataaattcgCCACGTTCCAACTCTGATTTAAACTCGTCAGAGACTTGCCACAAACTGGTCGTGGACGAAGCCGAGTGGACCGAAGAAGAGAAAGACAATTTGCTGGGTTATTACAACCAGAGTCAGTTTTCCAACGACACGATCgcaaatataacaaaaaaatacgagAAATGTGGAGTTCGTCAAAAGACACAATTATCCATAATCCGGCAATTGTTGGAACAAAACATAATCAACGAGAGCCAATATAACGACTTCATCAAAGTGAAACAACAACCCGATCGGTtgaaagaaaccaaaaacattATTCCGAACCAAATGGACTTTGAAGAGACGCCAACTGATGAAGGAATTCGAATTCTGCGCGAATATTTGTGCAAagacaacaaaacaaaattcgtCTTGTGGCTCCAAAAGGTCCTAATCAACACTTGTTACGTCAAGTTGGCTCTAGCAAACCCCGGGGAATTCAACAACGACAAAGCTTTAGGTCAACCTGTCATCTACTACTTTGCTC TACTGAATTTGCCAATCCCGGTGGTTCCCTGGACCGTCGACCAAACCGCCATTTTGAAATACCAGTCGTTTGTGCTACTTTTGCACAAGCTGGGTTTTTACTTACCCATCGATACTGGAAAAATCTTCGTAACAATCCCCAATTTTTGGAACGCCGAACATGTCTTCTCAATGGCGCAGCAGCTGGGGCCTATCGATCCAG cgAAACTCAATTTCGATGTTGCGATTTTTAAAGGGCGCAATCGGCGCGAATTGTTCAAACGCGAAATTACCGATATTACGAATTCCATCCAGACGGGGAAGTTCTCAATGAACGACTCGAAACAAACGCCGACGATGGTCAGATATACGCCCTT tGCTCATCCTCTTTCGATAACGATCCCGGGCCTCGAAGAGCTCACTTGTGACTTACCTCCCCCCGAATTAAGTATAGTTGACAATCACGTGATCAACGCAAACATGGAATGTTCCCCAATTCACAGCGCGTGCGAGACCGCTTCGATCGCTTCCGACTTGACCCGAATGTGTGTAAGTGACGAAGAagagaaaacaattttagttatcgaacaaaaataa
- the tim gene encoding timeless isoform X2: MAHIHNMFASICVRNGDTLIINDDCYEILQEILRELLTEDSTLRTYRRAIGFGQNIKKDLIPLLTYLKDDAKESTRIIDTIIKILVNLTIPIEYLLPLEAMSQTDVGRHTIFELTKLLTSSKEAFTDSRSTKLIMDHVKFIVESDLEMNLEYCDSINNCLLLLRNILHVPEVKSVQNNALTHSSMQNQIIWNLFTQSIDKVIIYLISCPQKMYWGVTMVQLIALLYKDQHVGTLQKLLNLWLEASLSESSEDNESNTSPPEQGSDDSSPIITSDPTSDSSDGGGGKRNKTLNSTNLERNKKTLMMRGKSTETETSTSSGVSTAHTSIDSADSPKNDKAPLKNKRECPSSQSEDFGYVTQVENQESISTSSNEEDQPQLKPVHQKPHTFQKSRYNTGKSRAATALDKKELRRKKLVKRSKTNTINMKGLLHHLPTDEDIANILKEFTVDFLLKGYGILVQDLHSQFLTNIHLQIDTSHFFWLVTYFLKFATQLELDLEHVSPVLSHEILSYLVFQGVWIYEELEMSGKIPDFDLKPCLRRLHLVVTAIREFLQAVETYQKMIHLSEDDRLALLKLQNQITEMEDLRSLFLLLLRQYNPNIQSRQYLQDLILTNHNYLLFLDSATKERRSFNMMEHLKQFATVEIMRQYGLLLESFKENGEFVNNCIFTMMHHIGGDLEHVATLFQPSILKTFSLIWETDYEICDDWSDLIEYIIHKFINSPRSNSDLNSSETCHKLVVDEAEWTEEEKDNLLGYYNQSQFSNDTIANITKKYEKCGVRQKTQLSIIRQLLEQNIINESQYNDFIKVKQQPDRLKETKNIIPNQMDFEETPTDEGIRILREYLCKDNKTKFVLWLQKVLINTCYVKLALANPGEFNNDKALGQPVIYYFALLNLPIPVVPWTVDQTAILKYQSFVLLLHKLGFYLPIDTGKIFVTIPNFWNAEHVFSMAQQLGPIDPAKLNFDVAIFKGRNRRELFKREITDITNSIQTGKFSMNDSKQTPTMVRYTPFAHPLSITIPGLEELTCDLPPPELSIVDNHVINANMECSPIHSACETASIASDLTRMCVSDEEEKTILVIEQK, encoded by the exons ATGGCCCATATTCACAACATGTTTGCTTCAATCTGTGTCCGAAATGGGGACACACTTATAATAAACGACGACTGCTACg aaatattaCAAGAAATCCTGAGGGAGCTTTTAACCGAAGACAGTACTTTAAGGACGTACAGAAGAGCCATCGGTTTCGGGCAAAACATCAAAAAGGACCTAATCCCACTCCTCACGTACTTGAAAGACGATGCGAAAGAATCGACGAGAATTATCGATAcgattatcaaaattttggttaatCTGACGATTCCGATCGAATATCTATTGCCGCTAGAAGCCATGTCTCAAACGGATGTCGGGCGACACACCATTTTTGAGCTCACTAAACTACTGACTAGCAGTAAGGAAGCTTTTACTGATAGCAGAAGCACAAAACTGATCATGGATCACGTCAAATTTATCGTCGAAAGCGACTTGGAGATGAACTTGGAGTATTGTGACAGCATCAATAATTGTCTTCTACTTCTGCGGAACATTCTCCACGTACCCGAAGTGAAAAGCGTCCAAAACAACGCTTTGACGCACTCCAGCATGCAAAATCAAATCATATGGAACTTGTTCACACAAAGCATCGATAAAGTAATCATTTATCTAATTTCGTGTCCACAAAAA aTGTACTGGGGGGTGACAATGGTCCAACTCATCGCGCTCCTCTACAAGGACCAACACGTGGGGACCCTCCAAAAACTCCTCAACCTGTGGCTGGAAGCCTCCCTCAGCGAGAGCTCCGAAGACAACGAGAGCAACACCTCGCCCCCGGAGCAAGGCAGCGACGACTCCTCCCCCATCATCACCTCGGACCCCACCTCCGACTCAAGCGACGGTGGCGGAGGCAAAAGAAACAAAACTCTAAACTCGACCAATCTGGAACGCAACAAGAAAACCCTGATGATGCGCGGCAAGTCCACCGAAACGGAGACGAGCACAAGCAGCGGCGTCTCGACGGCACACACCAGCATAGACTCGGCCGACAGTCCCAAAAATGACAAAGCCCCCTTGAAGAACAAAAGGGAATGTCCCTCATCGCAAAGCGAAGATTTTGGGTACGTGACCCAAGTGGAGAACCAGGAGTCCATCTCCACGTCCAGTAACGAGGAGGACCAACCCCAGCTGAAACCGGTGCACCAGAAGCCCCACACGTTTCAGAAAAGTCGCTACAATACGGGGAAAAGTCGCGCCGCTACGGCGCTAGACAAGAAGGAGTTGCGCAGGAAGAAGTTGGTCAAGAGGAGTAAAACTAACAC GATCAACATGAAGGGCCTGTTGCACCACCTGCCCACCGACGAGGACATTGCGAACATCCTCAAAGAGTTCACCGTGGATTTCCTCCTCAAGGGTTACGGTATCCTGGTGCAAGACCTCCACTCGCAATTCCTCACAAATATCCACCTCCAAATCGACACTTCTCACTTCTTCTGGCTCGTTACGTACTTCCTCAAATTCGCTACGCAGTTAGAGTTAGACCTGGAACACGTCAGTCCCGTGTTATCGCACGAAATCCTCTCCTATCTCGTCTTTCAAGGCGTTTGGATTTACGAAGAGCTGGAAATGAGCGGGAAAATCCCCGATTTTGACCTGAAACCGTGTCTGAGGAGGCTCCACTTG GTGGTGACGGCAATTCGGGAGTTCCTTCAGGCCGTGGAGACGTACCAGAAAATGATTCACTTGAGTGAGGACGACCGGCTTGCGCTCTTGAAGCTCCAAAATCAGATCACCGAAATGGAAGACTTGAGGTCACTGTTTTTGCTGTTGTTGAGACAGTACAATCCCAACATTCAAAGCAGACAGTACCTCCAGGATCTGATTTTGACAAATCACAactatttgttgtttttggaTTCAGCGACCAAAGAGCGACGCTCTTTTAATATGATGGAACACCTCAAACA GTTCGCGACCGTCGAAATTATGAGACAGTACGGACTGTTGCTTGAGAGTTTCAAAGAGAACGGCGAATTTGtcaataattgcatttttacgaTGATGCACCACATCGGGGGCGACCTCGAGCACGTTGCCACGCTTTTCCAGCCGAGCATCCTCAAAACGTTCTCCCTCATTTGGGAAACCGACTACGAAATTTGCGAT GACTGGTCCGATTTAATCGAATACATAATCcacaaatttataaattcgCCACGTTCCAACTCTGATTTAAACTCGTCAGAGACTTGCCACAAACTGGTCGTGGACGAAGCCGAGTGGACCGAAGAAGAGAAAGACAATTTGCTGGGTTATTACAACCAGAGTCAGTTTTCCAACGACACGATCgcaaatataacaaaaaaatacgagAAATGTGGAGTTCGTCAAAAGACACAATTATCCATAATCCGGCAATTGTTGGAACAAAACATAATCAACGAGAGCCAATATAACGACTTCATCAAAGTGAAACAACAACCCGATCGGTtgaaagaaaccaaaaacattATTCCGAACCAAATGGACTTTGAAGAGACGCCAACTGATGAAGGAATTCGAATTCTGCGCGAATATTTGTGCAAagacaacaaaacaaaattcgtCTTGTGGCTCCAAAAGGTCCTAATCAACACTTGTTACGTCAAGTTGGCTCTAGCAAACCCCGGGGAATTCAACAACGACAAAGCTTTAGGTCAACCTGTCATCTACTACTTTGCTC TACTGAATTTGCCAATCCCGGTGGTTCCCTGGACCGTCGACCAAACCGCCATTTTGAAATACCAGTCGTTTGTGCTACTTTTGCACAAGCTGGGTTTTTACTTACCCATCGATACTGGAAAAATCTTCGTAACAATCCCCAATTTTTGGAACGCCGAACATGTCTTCTCAATGGCGCAGCAGCTGGGGCCTATCGATCCAG cgAAACTCAATTTCGATGTTGCGATTTTTAAAGGGCGCAATCGGCGCGAATTGTTCAAACGCGAAATTACCGATATTACGAATTCCATCCAGACGGGGAAGTTCTCAATGAACGACTCGAAACAAACGCCGACGATGGTCAGATATACGCCCTT tGCTCATCCTCTTTCGATAACGATCCCGGGCCTCGAAGAGCTCACTTGTGACTTACCTCCCCCCGAATTAAGTATAGTTGACAATCACGTGATCAACGCAAACATGGAATGTTCCCCAATTCACAGCGCGTGCGAGACCGCTTCGATCGCTTCCGACTTGACCCGAATGTGTGTAAGTGACGAAGAagagaaaacaattttagttatcgaacaaaaataa
- the tim gene encoding timeless isoform X1 — MAHIHNMFASICVRNGDTLIINDDCYEILQEILRELLTEDSTLRTYRRAIGFGQNIKKDLIPLLTYLKDDAKESTRIIDTIIKILVNLTIPIEYLLPLEAMSQTDVGRHTIFELTKLLTSSKEAFTDSRSTKLIMDHVKFIVESDLEMNLEYCDSINNCLLLLRNILHVPEVKSVQNNALTHSSMQNQIIWNLFTQSIDKVIIYLISCPQKMYWGVTMVQLIALLYKDQHVGTLQKLLNLWLEASLSESSEDNESNTSPPEQGSDDSSPIITSDPTSDSSDGGGGKRNKTLNSTNLERNKKTLMMRGKSTETETSTSSGVSTAHTSIDSADSPKNDKAPLKNKRECPSSQSEDFGYVTQVENQESISTSSNEEDQPQLKPVHQKPHTFQKSRYNTGKSRAATALDKKELRRKKLVKRSKTNTINMKGLLHHLPTDEDIANILKEFTVDFLLKGYGILVQDLHSQFLTNIHLQIDTSHFFWLVTYFLKFATQLELDLEHVSPVLSHEILSYLVFQGVWIYEELEMSGKIPDFDLKPCLRRLHLVVTAIREFLQAVETYQKMIHLSEDDRLALLKLQNQITEMEDLRSLFLLLLRQYNPNIQSRQYLQDLILTNHNYLLFLDSATKERRSFNMMEHLKQFATVEIMRQYGLLLESFKENGEFVNNCIFTMMHHIGGDLEHVATLFQPSILKTFSLIWETDYEICDDWSDLIEYIIHKFINSPRSNSDLNSSETCHKLVVDEAEWTEEEKDNLLGYYNQSQFSNDTIANITKKYEKCGVRQKTQLSIIRQLLEQNIINESQYNDFIKVKQQPDRLKETKNIIPNQMDFEETPTDEGIRILREYLCKDNKTKFVLWLQKVLINTCYVKLALANPGEFNNDKALGQPVIYYFALLNLPIPVVPWTVDQTAILKYQSFVLLLHKLGFYLPIDTGKIFVTIPNFWNAEHVFSMAQQLGPIDPAKLNFDVAIFKGRNRRELFKREITDITNSIQTGKFSMNDSKQTPTMVRYTPLPNSTEWFQNDNFQSRVLPIADFEVPINSAHPLSITIPGLEELTCDLPPPELSIVDNHVINANMECSPIHSACETASIASDLTRMCVSDEEEKTILVIEQK; from the exons ATGGCCCATATTCACAACATGTTTGCTTCAATCTGTGTCCGAAATGGGGACACACTTATAATAAACGACGACTGCTACg aaatattaCAAGAAATCCTGAGGGAGCTTTTAACCGAAGACAGTACTTTAAGGACGTACAGAAGAGCCATCGGTTTCGGGCAAAACATCAAAAAGGACCTAATCCCACTCCTCACGTACTTGAAAGACGATGCGAAAGAATCGACGAGAATTATCGATAcgattatcaaaattttggttaatCTGACGATTCCGATCGAATATCTATTGCCGCTAGAAGCCATGTCTCAAACGGATGTCGGGCGACACACCATTTTTGAGCTCACTAAACTACTGACTAGCAGTAAGGAAGCTTTTACTGATAGCAGAAGCACAAAACTGATCATGGATCACGTCAAATTTATCGTCGAAAGCGACTTGGAGATGAACTTGGAGTATTGTGACAGCATCAATAATTGTCTTCTACTTCTGCGGAACATTCTCCACGTACCCGAAGTGAAAAGCGTCCAAAACAACGCTTTGACGCACTCCAGCATGCAAAATCAAATCATATGGAACTTGTTCACACAAAGCATCGATAAAGTAATCATTTATCTAATTTCGTGTCCACAAAAA aTGTACTGGGGGGTGACAATGGTCCAACTCATCGCGCTCCTCTACAAGGACCAACACGTGGGGACCCTCCAAAAACTCCTCAACCTGTGGCTGGAAGCCTCCCTCAGCGAGAGCTCCGAAGACAACGAGAGCAACACCTCGCCCCCGGAGCAAGGCAGCGACGACTCCTCCCCCATCATCACCTCGGACCCCACCTCCGACTCAAGCGACGGTGGCGGAGGCAAAAGAAACAAAACTCTAAACTCGACCAATCTGGAACGCAACAAGAAAACCCTGATGATGCGCGGCAAGTCCACCGAAACGGAGACGAGCACAAGCAGCGGCGTCTCGACGGCACACACCAGCATAGACTCGGCCGACAGTCCCAAAAATGACAAAGCCCCCTTGAAGAACAAAAGGGAATGTCCCTCATCGCAAAGCGAAGATTTTGGGTACGTGACCCAAGTGGAGAACCAGGAGTCCATCTCCACGTCCAGTAACGAGGAGGACCAACCCCAGCTGAAACCGGTGCACCAGAAGCCCCACACGTTTCAGAAAAGTCGCTACAATACGGGGAAAAGTCGCGCCGCTACGGCGCTAGACAAGAAGGAGTTGCGCAGGAAGAAGTTGGTCAAGAGGAGTAAAACTAACAC GATCAACATGAAGGGCCTGTTGCACCACCTGCCCACCGACGAGGACATTGCGAACATCCTCAAAGAGTTCACCGTGGATTTCCTCCTCAAGGGTTACGGTATCCTGGTGCAAGACCTCCACTCGCAATTCCTCACAAATATCCACCTCCAAATCGACACTTCTCACTTCTTCTGGCTCGTTACGTACTTCCTCAAATTCGCTACGCAGTTAGAGTTAGACCTGGAACACGTCAGTCCCGTGTTATCGCACGAAATCCTCTCCTATCTCGTCTTTCAAGGCGTTTGGATTTACGAAGAGCTGGAAATGAGCGGGAAAATCCCCGATTTTGACCTGAAACCGTGTCTGAGGAGGCTCCACTTG GTGGTGACGGCAATTCGGGAGTTCCTTCAGGCCGTGGAGACGTACCAGAAAATGATTCACTTGAGTGAGGACGACCGGCTTGCGCTCTTGAAGCTCCAAAATCAGATCACCGAAATGGAAGACTTGAGGTCACTGTTTTTGCTGTTGTTGAGACAGTACAATCCCAACATTCAAAGCAGACAGTACCTCCAGGATCTGATTTTGACAAATCACAactatttgttgtttttggaTTCAGCGACCAAAGAGCGACGCTCTTTTAATATGATGGAACACCTCAAACA GTTCGCGACCGTCGAAATTATGAGACAGTACGGACTGTTGCTTGAGAGTTTCAAAGAGAACGGCGAATTTGtcaataattgcatttttacgaTGATGCACCACATCGGGGGCGACCTCGAGCACGTTGCCACGCTTTTCCAGCCGAGCATCCTCAAAACGTTCTCCCTCATTTGGGAAACCGACTACGAAATTTGCGAT GACTGGTCCGATTTAATCGAATACATAATCcacaaatttataaattcgCCACGTTCCAACTCTGATTTAAACTCGTCAGAGACTTGCCACAAACTGGTCGTGGACGAAGCCGAGTGGACCGAAGAAGAGAAAGACAATTTGCTGGGTTATTACAACCAGAGTCAGTTTTCCAACGACACGATCgcaaatataacaaaaaaatacgagAAATGTGGAGTTCGTCAAAAGACACAATTATCCATAATCCGGCAATTGTTGGAACAAAACATAATCAACGAGAGCCAATATAACGACTTCATCAAAGTGAAACAACAACCCGATCGGTtgaaagaaaccaaaaacattATTCCGAACCAAATGGACTTTGAAGAGACGCCAACTGATGAAGGAATTCGAATTCTGCGCGAATATTTGTGCAAagacaacaaaacaaaattcgtCTTGTGGCTCCAAAAGGTCCTAATCAACACTTGTTACGTCAAGTTGGCTCTAGCAAACCCCGGGGAATTCAACAACGACAAAGCTTTAGGTCAACCTGTCATCTACTACTTTGCTC TACTGAATTTGCCAATCCCGGTGGTTCCCTGGACCGTCGACCAAACCGCCATTTTGAAATACCAGTCGTTTGTGCTACTTTTGCACAAGCTGGGTTTTTACTTACCCATCGATACTGGAAAAATCTTCGTAACAATCCCCAATTTTTGGAACGCCGAACATGTCTTCTCAATGGCGCAGCAGCTGGGGCCTATCGATCCAG cgAAACTCAATTTCGATGTTGCGATTTTTAAAGGGCGCAATCGGCGCGAATTGTTCAAACGCGAAATTACCGATATTACGAATTCCATCCAGACGGGGAAGTTCTCAATGAACGACTCGAAACAAACGCCGACGATGGTCAGATATACGCCCTT ACCGAATTCGACTGAATGGTTTCAAAACGATAACTTCCAGTCGAGGGTACTTCCAATCGCTGATTTCGAAGTACCGATTAATAG tGCTCATCCTCTTTCGATAACGATCCCGGGCCTCGAAGAGCTCACTTGTGACTTACCTCCCCCCGAATTAAGTATAGTTGACAATCACGTGATCAACGCAAACATGGAATGTTCCCCAATTCACAGCGCGTGCGAGACCGCTTCGATCGCTTCCGACTTGACCCGAATGTGTGTAAGTGACGAAGAagagaaaacaattttagttatcgaacaaaaataa